From Aurantimicrobium sp. INA4, one genomic window encodes:
- a CDS encoding DUF998 domain-containing protein yields MAQTDIHPHQVSRLLLFLAVLGPVQSVLGWSLSAALWPGYDPITQTISELASPESPVRYLQSSFFLLGALIDIIVALKLKVIAKPARVLFFLGGLATIGLTIFPTPLVGVSEPHRVFATISFVIFSIWPVFGMRFGRQWPPIVRPLASIVGTLVLGAIAFAFLSVWTNPEIHTAGLWERVVTTSQAIYPALVIFLSWRFINRQNS; encoded by the coding sequence ATGGCTCAAACTGATATTCACCCGCACCAGGTCAGTCGATTGTTGCTTTTCTTGGCTGTCTTGGGCCCTGTCCAGTCAGTACTGGGTTGGAGCTTATCCGCTGCCCTCTGGCCCGGCTATGACCCGATAACCCAAACAATTAGTGAATTGGCATCACCGGAATCCCCGGTGAGATATCTCCAGTCAAGCTTTTTTCTCCTAGGTGCACTGATCGACATCATTGTTGCGCTGAAGCTTAAAGTGATAGCCAAACCTGCTCGCGTCTTGTTTTTTCTGGGCGGGCTGGCAACGATTGGGCTCACGATTTTCCCCACCCCGTTGGTTGGCGTCTCAGAGCCTCACAGAGTTTTTGCCACGATTTCGTTTGTGATCTTTTCAATATGGCCAGTCTTTGGCATGCGGTTTGGTCGCCAATGGCCCCCCATCGTTCGACCGCTCGCTTCTATTGTTGGGACGCTCGTTCTTGGAGCTATCGCATTCGCGTTCTTAAGCGTGTGGACGAATCCCGAAATCCACACGGCAGGATTGTGGGAACGAGTCGTCACAACCAGCCAGGCGATCTACCCAGCTCTCGTGATATTCCTGTCCTGGCGGTTCATCAACCGCCAGAACAGCTGA
- a CDS encoding RNA degradosome polyphosphate kinase — translation MAPHEIDSDNVDVDNDFDEFVAVATESLPSDRFLDRELSWLAFNQRVLELAEDHKLPLLERANFLAIFASNLDEFFMVRVAGLKRRIMTGLAVPTNIGRAPADALADISARAHELQLRHAAVYQNSVKPALSKAGIQIVTWDSLDAADHDILHDYFTDQIFPVLMPLAVDPAHPFPYISGLSLNLAIRVRNSKTGTEEFARLKVPQMLPRFVRVDSREAVTNVRYIALEDLIANQLQDLFPGMEILEHHTFRVTRNEDVQIDEDETEDLIQVLEKGLLKRRFGPPIRLEVAEQMDPTTLDLLIRELDITEQEVYRLPEPLNLGGLFEIAGIKRPELHYTPHVPTTAVGLTAADANEPRSIFSSIRRGDVLLHHPYESFSTSVQSFLEQAAADPNVLAIKQTLYRTSGDSPIVQALINAAEAGKQVLALVEIKARFDEQANISWARKLEKAGVHVVYGLVGLKTHCKLALVIRQEKGELKHYSHIGTGNYNPKTSRLYEDFGLLTADPVVGKDLTRLFNELSGYAIEKKFKRLLVAPLHLRKGLLKLINAETKNAQAGLPARIRIKINSMVDEKIIDALYLASQAGVKVDVWVRGICSLKAGVPGLSENIRVRSILGRYLEHSRVFMFENNGDPQVYIGSADMMHRNLDRRVEALVRLSAPEQITELSELFDLALDETTSSWWLESDGSWKRHVVDEAGNTLVDLQDLLMKQISKRRRPGGHR, via the coding sequence ATGGCCCCGCACGAAATCGATTCGGACAATGTCGACGTTGACAACGACTTCGACGAGTTCGTTGCTGTCGCAACCGAATCGTTGCCCTCTGATCGCTTCCTCGATCGCGAACTCAGTTGGCTTGCCTTTAACCAGCGGGTATTAGAACTGGCCGAAGATCACAAGCTGCCGCTCCTGGAGCGGGCTAACTTCTTAGCCATTTTTGCCAGCAACCTTGATGAATTCTTTATGGTGCGCGTTGCAGGTCTCAAGCGCCGCATCATGACCGGCCTGGCAGTGCCCACCAACATTGGTCGAGCACCTGCAGACGCACTGGCAGATATCTCTGCCCGAGCTCACGAACTTCAACTGCGCCATGCAGCGGTGTATCAGAACAGCGTGAAGCCTGCACTCTCCAAAGCGGGTATTCAGATTGTGACCTGGGATTCACTGGATGCCGCCGATCACGACATTCTGCACGACTACTTCACGGACCAGATCTTCCCCGTGTTGATGCCATTGGCAGTAGACCCCGCTCACCCCTTCCCTTACATCTCTGGTTTGTCATTGAACCTGGCTATTCGTGTGCGTAACAGCAAGACCGGAACCGAAGAGTTTGCGCGATTAAAAGTTCCCCAGATGTTGCCCCGCTTTGTGCGCGTGGACAGCCGTGAGGCTGTCACTAACGTGCGATACATCGCATTGGAAGATCTCATTGCAAACCAATTGCAAGACCTCTTCCCCGGGATGGAGATCTTGGAGCACCACACCTTCCGTGTGACGCGTAACGAGGATGTCCAAATTGATGAGGACGAAACCGAAGACCTCATCCAGGTTTTGGAAAAGGGTCTGCTCAAGCGTCGCTTTGGTCCCCCTATTCGTCTTGAAGTAGCGGAGCAGATGGACCCCACCACTTTGGATCTGCTCATTCGAGAACTCGATATCACCGAGCAAGAGGTCTATCGCCTGCCCGAACCACTGAACCTGGGCGGACTGTTTGAGATTGCGGGAATCAAACGTCCCGAACTGCACTACACACCCCACGTTCCCACCACTGCTGTTGGTCTGACCGCTGCTGACGCGAATGAGCCTCGGAGTATTTTCTCTTCGATTCGCCGTGGGGATGTGCTGTTGCACCACCCCTACGAATCGTTCTCAACCAGCGTGCAGTCATTCCTTGAGCAGGCAGCTGCTGACCCCAACGTGTTGGCAATTAAGCAGACGCTGTATCGCACCAGCGGTGACAGTCCTATCGTTCAGGCACTCATTAACGCCGCCGAAGCCGGCAAGCAGGTTCTCGCCCTGGTAGAGATCAAGGCTCGCTTTGATGAGCAGGCAAACATCAGCTGGGCGCGCAAGCTAGAAAAAGCCGGCGTGCACGTTGTTTATGGTTTGGTGGGACTGAAGACCCACTGCAAGCTTGCTTTGGTGATTCGCCAAGAAAAGGGTGAGCTCAAGCACTACAGCCACATTGGTACGGGAAACTACAATCCCAAGACCTCCCGGCTCTATGAGGACTTTGGTTTGCTCACCGCAGATCCTGTTGTGGGCAAAGACCTCACTCGCTTGTTCAACGAGCTGTCAGGTTATGCGATTGAAAAGAAATTCAAGCGTCTGTTGGTTGCTCCTCTGCACCTGCGCAAAGGTCTGCTCAAACTCATCAACGCCGAGACCAAGAATGCCCAGGCAGGTTTACCTGCCCGCATTCGCATCAAGATCAACTCGATGGTGGATGAGAAAATCATTGACGCTCTCTACCTCGCCAGCCAAGCAGGCGTGAAAGTGGATGTGTGGGTGCGCGGTATTTGCTCCCTCAAGGCGGGAGTTCCTGGCCTGAGCGAGAACATTCGCGTGCGCTCGATTCTGGGTCGCTACCTCGAGCACTCTCGTGTGTTCATGTTTGAGAACAACGGTGACCCCCAGGTCTACATCGGTAGCGCCGACATGATGCACCGCAACCTCGACCGTCGCGTGGAAGCATTAGTTCGCTTATCTGCGCCCGAACAAATCACAGAGCTCTCTGAGCTGTTTGATTTAGCCCTCGATGAGACAACAAGCTCATGGTGGCTAGAGTCAGATGGTTCCTGGAAACGTCACGTTGTCGACGAAGCTGGAAACACCTTGGTGGATCTGCAAGATCTGCTCATGAAACAAATTAGTAAGCGTCGTCGCCCCGGAGGACACCGATGA
- a CDS encoding pirin family protein produces MPAVTADTFTLPHLAPAVGRARAIKSVTRGPQAFEGDGFPVTRAFAGVSYQDIDPFIHMDQMGEVEYAPYEPRGTSWHPHRGFETFTYMIDGTFQHQDNHGGGGIIENGATQYMTAGSGVLHIETPPDELVMSGGFFHGIQLWINLPAEKKMTAPNYQNLAGGDVELLSSQDGGALIRVIAGEIDGHVGPGKSQTPMTIAHVTLAPGASVSIPWNPEFNALAYTLAGQGSVGEGELGGSAAFISAGSLAVMVDGDRVVLTADKVQDARNGALDVLLLGGLPIKETVVAYGPFVMNTKEEVIQALEDFNYGRFGQIPDDALQPFHHRH; encoded by the coding sequence ATGCCCGCAGTCACCGCTGATACGTTCACGCTTCCCCACCTGGCTCCTGCCGTGGGTCGAGCTCGTGCCATTAAGTCGGTAACTCGAGGGCCTCAAGCTTTTGAGGGTGACGGTTTCCCTGTGACCCGTGCTTTCGCTGGAGTCTCCTACCAGGACATTGATCCCTTCATTCACATGGACCAGATGGGTGAAGTGGAATACGCACCCTATGAGCCACGTGGTACGTCATGGCACCCCCACCGTGGTTTTGAGACCTTCACGTACATGATCGATGGCACTTTCCAGCACCAAGACAACCACGGCGGTGGTGGCATTATCGAAAACGGTGCGACCCAGTACATGACTGCTGGTTCTGGTGTGCTGCACATCGAAACTCCACCAGATGAACTCGTGATGTCTGGTGGTTTCTTCCATGGCATCCAGTTGTGGATCAACCTGCCGGCAGAAAAGAAGATGACGGCACCGAACTATCAAAACCTTGCCGGTGGAGATGTTGAGTTGCTCTCCAGCCAAGATGGTGGCGCACTCATTCGTGTCATCGCAGGTGAGATTGACGGGCATGTTGGTCCTGGAAAGTCTCAGACACCGATGACCATTGCACACGTCACGTTAGCTCCCGGAGCGTCGGTGTCTATTCCGTGGAACCCAGAGTTCAATGCCCTTGCTTACACCCTCGCTGGTCAAGGATCCGTGGGTGAAGGCGAGCTGGGTGGAAGTGCTGCATTCATTAGCGCTGGAAGCCTCGCTGTCATGGTTGATGGTGATCGTGTTGTTCTCACTGCTGACAAAGTCCAGGACGCGCGCAATGGAGCACTGGATGTTCTCCTGCTTGGTGGTTTGCCCATCAAGGAGACAGTCGTTGCTTATGGACCGTTTGTGATGAACACCAAAGAGGAAGTTATTCAAGCCCTCGAAGACTTCAACTATGGGCGTTTTGGTCAGATTCCTGACGACGCACTTCAGCCATTCCACCACCGGCACTAA
- a CDS encoding DUF5993 family protein, translating into MDTIVFALILVSALLIIFVKKRWVVVLGFAVAFIATAFLFSHHVTSVLDLSF; encoded by the coding sequence ATGGACACAATCGTCTTCGCCCTCATCCTGGTATCGGCACTTCTCATCATTTTCGTCAAAAAGCGTTGGGTCGTCGTTCTCGGCTTTGCTGTGGCATTTATTGCCACAGCATTCCTGTTCTCACACCATGTCACCAGCGTTCTAGATTTGAGCTTCTAA
- a CDS encoding DUF3291 domain-containing protein, which produces MEKWELAQVNIARLIEPLESDRIADFVANLGPVNAEADQAPGFIWRLQTEDGDATSISAFEWDVHDTAGVIVNLSKWESIEALKEFMYSGKHVEMMKRRFEWFHKVAEATTALWWVPAGHIPTTDEAEQKVQHLREHGPTPEAFTLRKVFNSTGQQL; this is translated from the coding sequence ATGGAAAAGTGGGAGCTCGCCCAAGTCAACATTGCTCGGTTGATTGAACCATTGGAGAGCGACAGAATCGCAGATTTTGTCGCCAATCTCGGCCCTGTGAACGCGGAAGCAGATCAGGCACCTGGCTTCATTTGGCGCCTACAAACAGAAGATGGGGATGCAACCTCTATCTCTGCTTTTGAATGGGATGTTCACGATACTGCCGGGGTCATCGTCAACCTCTCGAAGTGGGAATCTATCGAGGCCCTCAAAGAATTTATGTATTCGGGCAAACATGTCGAAATGATGAAACGTCGTTTCGAATGGTTCCACAAAGTTGCCGAGGCAACGACTGCACTGTGGTGGGTTCCTGCAGGTCATATCCCAACGACGGACGAAGCAGAACAGAAAGTTCAGCACCTCCGCGAACACGGACCCACTCCGGAAGCCTTCACACTCCGCAAGGTGTTTAACTCAACAGGTCAGCAGCTATAG
- a CDS encoding response regulator transcription factor, with translation MASILILTARTSVEVLPALGLLSHSVKTIPAEPAQLVSAPHCDVVMVDARADLANAKSLCKILTATGLSSPLLLIITEGGLAAVTADWGITDVVLDTAGPAEVDARIRLALGRAEQDSPSEARISASGIVIDEASYSVRVHDKPLDLTYKEFELLRFLATHPSRVFTREQLLSEVWGYDYFGGTRTVDVHVRRLRAKLGDMEQVIGTVRNVGYRFNVADESHERSSVTS, from the coding sequence ATGGCAAGCATCCTGATTCTCACTGCGCGCACTAGCGTCGAAGTTCTTCCTGCTCTGGGCTTACTTTCTCACTCGGTCAAAACCATTCCTGCCGAGCCTGCTCAACTTGTCTCAGCACCGCACTGCGATGTGGTCATGGTTGATGCCCGTGCTGATCTGGCCAACGCCAAGAGCCTGTGCAAGATTCTCACCGCCACCGGTTTGAGCTCTCCGCTGCTTCTGATCATCACCGAGGGTGGCCTGGCTGCAGTCACTGCAGACTGGGGTATTACTGATGTTGTTCTGGACACGGCAGGCCCTGCTGAGGTTGATGCTCGTATTCGTTTAGCTCTTGGTCGTGCTGAACAGGACTCTCCCTCCGAGGCACGTATCTCTGCCTCCGGCATCGTCATTGATGAAGCCTCCTACTCAGTGAGGGTTCATGACAAGCCCTTGGATCTGACCTATAAAGAGTTTGAACTTCTGCGCTTTTTGGCAACCCATCCTTCACGAGTGTTCACACGTGAACAGTTACTCAGTGAAGTGTGGGGATATGACTACTTTGGTGGTACCCGAACAGTAGACGTGCACGTACGTCGCCTGCGCGCCAAACTGGGCGATATGGAGCAGGTAATTGGCACCGTGCGCAACGTTGGCTACCGCTTCAATGTGGCTGATGAGAGTCACGAACGCTCTTCGGTAACCTCCTAG
- a CDS encoding DNA-directed RNA polymerase subunit beta, producing MSAPYRKPALFAGHEFSAFQGGDDPAEVSAIAHDTARALLSRVQEGASADLVQRVVTFADENGIDTLAELWSRSSAHSLPGALWRMYLIRDLIRAQAPQMSVLFSEGLEQLSTADVVVAGAPTPAGPDEMVTLADTILHGAFTGDFSGALDRAAAFCRIVSAGCTATANVSDLTHPERAGTLTQQAARLTQTAHELAVCARLWRDHALD from the coding sequence ATGTCTGCGCCCTATCGAAAACCAGCATTGTTTGCTGGCCATGAGTTCAGCGCATTTCAGGGTGGAGATGATCCCGCCGAAGTTTCGGCCATTGCTCATGACACCGCGCGGGCATTGTTATCTCGTGTGCAAGAGGGCGCCTCGGCAGACCTGGTGCAGCGGGTTGTCACTTTCGCCGATGAGAACGGCATCGATACTCTGGCGGAACTGTGGTCCCGCTCCAGCGCACACTCCTTACCCGGTGCACTGTGGCGGATGTACTTAATCAGAGACCTCATTCGTGCCCAGGCACCCCAGATGAGTGTGCTCTTTAGTGAAGGTCTTGAACAGCTCAGCACAGCCGATGTTGTTGTTGCCGGTGCCCCCACCCCAGCGGGTCCAGATGAGATGGTGACGTTAGCCGACACGATTTTGCACGGAGCATTCACCGGTGATTTCAGTGGAGCACTCGATCGTGCAGCAGCGTTTTGTCGAATCGTTTCAGCTGGGTGCACGGCAACAGCCAACGTGTCCGATCTGACGCATCCTGAGCGTGCTGGAACACTCACTCAACAAGCTGCACGATTGACACAAACTGCCCATGAATTGGCTGTGTGTGCCCGGTTGTGGCGTGACCACGCTCTGGACTAA
- a CDS encoding disulfide bond formation protein B translates to MSEIHVSALQTETGNTTVVVGDTRVVVSPPTKPHHILLGKLGFWAQIGFMLAYIGVLSGAMFYFQFGLGEFPCPLCITQRMGMMLSSLGALYVVVNSLRGTLSPSGFMTGLGFAILGALLGATMSIRQILLHIMPGDPGYGGAVLGLHLYTWALISFVVVLVFAGVLLTFGTEFLPVRPSSSFGRVVAWVVIGIFLFTIVANLIAVFALEGFNWYLPDDPTSYELFNQLGWSN, encoded by the coding sequence ATGAGTGAGATTCACGTCTCTGCCTTGCAGACCGAAACCGGCAACACCACTGTTGTGGTTGGTGACACCCGCGTTGTTGTTTCCCCACCCACCAAGCCTCACCACATCCTCTTAGGAAAGCTGGGCTTCTGGGCACAGATCGGATTCATGCTTGCCTACATCGGAGTTCTCTCCGGTGCAATGTTCTACTTCCAGTTCGGTTTGGGCGAATTCCCCTGCCCACTGTGCATCACCCAGCGCATGGGAATGATGCTCTCTTCACTGGGTGCGCTCTATGTCGTGGTGAACTCGCTGCGTGGAACGCTCTCCCCTTCTGGCTTCATGACAGGTTTGGGCTTCGCGATCTTGGGTGCCCTGCTGGGTGCCACGATGTCTATTCGCCAAATCTTGCTGCACATTATGCCCGGCGACCCCGGATACGGCGGAGCCGTCCTGGGTCTTCACCTTTACACTTGGGCACTGATCAGCTTCGTTGTGGTGTTGGTCTTTGCTGGTGTCCTGCTCACCTTCGGAACTGAATTCCTGCCTGTTCGACCTAGCTCGAGCTTTGGTCGTGTGGTGGCATGGGTAGTGATCGGAATCTTCTTATTCACCATCGTGGCCAACCTCATTGCCGTCTTCGCGCTTGAAGGCTTCAACTGGTACTTGCCAGATGACCCCACCAGCTATGAACTGTTCAACCAGCTGGGCTGGAGTAATTAG
- a CDS encoding NUDIX domain-containing protein, whose amino-acid sequence MSSKPSATVYAAGAVLWRHIGDDIHVLVIHRTEHKDVSLPKGKVDPGETLPQTAVREIREETGIKVSLGVPLGATEYVMPNGKNKFVQYWAAEVTTKAIQKSKFVPNGEVAALEWLPLATARGELSYGPDKEILDNFAALVKEGVTKTFAVVVLRHAKATSPSDWRGEDASRPLTERGLTQAHGIVRTITAWKPKRLVSSTAVRCKETITPTAKALGEDVKFTKKVSQDAYERGTSDVRSVVGDIVRKRKSAIVCTHGPVAPQVIRELALATGTPRTSALDEAGLLDTAAFSIVHLSSTHPSSGIIAVETHSSLL is encoded by the coding sequence ATGAGTTCCAAGCCTTCCGCCACGGTTTATGCGGCAGGTGCTGTCCTGTGGCGTCACATCGGTGACGATATTCACGTCCTTGTCATTCACCGCACCGAACACAAGGATGTCTCTCTGCCTAAGGGCAAGGTTGATCCGGGTGAAACTCTTCCCCAAACAGCTGTGCGCGAGATTCGTGAAGAAACTGGCATCAAGGTTTCCCTTGGTGTTCCCCTCGGCGCAACTGAATACGTCATGCCCAATGGCAAGAATAAGTTTGTGCAGTACTGGGCTGCGGAAGTAACCACCAAAGCAATCCAGAAGTCTAAGTTTGTACCCAATGGTGAAGTGGCTGCTTTGGAATGGCTGCCCCTTGCTACCGCACGCGGTGAGCTCAGCTACGGCCCCGATAAAGAAATTCTCGACAACTTCGCTGCGCTCGTTAAAGAAGGCGTCACCAAAACATTTGCTGTCGTTGTCCTGCGTCACGCAAAAGCAACCTCGCCGTCAGACTGGCGAGGAGAGGACGCCTCTCGCCCGCTGACAGAGCGAGGACTCACTCAGGCTCACGGCATTGTTCGCACCATCACAGCCTGGAAGCCCAAGCGACTGGTTTCAAGTACCGCAGTGCGCTGCAAAGAAACCATCACCCCCACCGCCAAAGCACTTGGTGAAGACGTCAAGTTCACAAAGAAGGTCAGTCAGGACGCCTACGAAAGGGGCACCTCAGATGTGCGCTCCGTGGTGGGAGATATCGTCCGCAAGCGCAAGAGTGCCATTGTCTGCACTCACGGGCCTGTTGCACCTCAAGTGATTCGAGAGCTTGCACTCGCAACGGGCACCCCTCGCACATCAGCACTCGATGAGGCAGGTCTGCTCGATACAGCCGCCTTTAGCATCGTGCACCTCAGCTCAACACATCCTTCCTCGGGCATCATTGCCGTGGAGACACACTCGTCACTGCTATAG